One part of the Melitaea cinxia chromosome 8, ilMelCinx1.1, whole genome shotgun sequence genome encodes these proteins:
- the LOC123655739 gene encoding uncharacterized protein LOC123655739 has translation MRARAAILILSAWPCIIQAINPRSSHETSSNFADTSDNAVRQISTCIKNLGVTKCIGAYGDWRAERALGGEVHRRNGRSDKFPWQMYRNISNDEIYIKLCDNTERLLERRSLKLDLSQSYSLELGSKGNGSLSVDILKCDDEDSGRSSTKKLQKQFYNIMPLLLLPGLIMSAVLPFILPSLKMMTLAAGMLNNMALTGAVFTLLRNNAFNDNYRKKIIYVNDGYINDKYEPLADTPPEVIVDGGFNTKFNDFETHDVKDYHFFENQLPFDNDYRLNSEWLKGVTQEKVKNVKIIPEKFRTNEWRKQDDIIKDLKETNVNLNKSNL, from the exons ATGCGCGCACGCGCTGCCATTCTCATTCTCTCGGCCTGGCCATGTATTATTCAAGCGATAAACCCGCGTTCGAGTCACGAAACAAGTTCAAATTTTGCGGATACAAGTGATAATGCAGTTCGCCAAATTTCTACGTGCATAAAAAATTTAGGTGTAACGAAATGTATCGGGGCTTACGGTGACTGGCGTGCAGAACGAGCTCTCGGGGGCGAAGTGCATCGGAGAAATGGACGCAGTGACAAGTTTCCGTGGCAAATGTATAGAAACATTTCCaatgatgaaatttatataaaactctGTGATAATACCGAAAGGCTTCTTGAACGTAGATCGCTTAAATTGGACCTTAGTCAAAGCTATAGCTTGGAACTTGGAAGCAAAGGAAATGGATCTTTAAGCGTCGATATCCTAAAAT GTGACGATGAAGATTCAGGAAGGAGCAGTACGAAGAAACTTCAAAAACAATTCTACAACATAATGCCATTATTACTATTACCAGGTCTTATAATGTCCGCCGTCTTGCCGTTTATCTTGCCTTCCTTAAAAATGATGACCCTAGCCGCTGGTATGTTAAACAACATGGCTCTCACGGGCGCAGTTTTTACACTTCTTAGAAATAATGCATTCAACGATAATTATCGAAAGAAAATCATTTACGTGAACGATGGTTACattaatgataaatatgaaCCGCTTGCCGATACGCCACCTGAGGTTATTGTTGATggaggttttaatactaaatttaatgaTTTCGAAACTCATGATGTTAAAGACTACCACTTCTTTGAAAATCAACTACCTTTTGATAACGATTATAGATTAAATTCGGAATGGTTGAAAGGTGTAACTCAAGAAAAAgtgaaaaatgttaaaattataccAGAAAAATTCAGGACGAATGAATGGAGAAAACAAGATGATATAATTAAGGATCTCAAAGAAACCAATGTAAATCTGAACAAAAGTAACCTTTAG